The Chrysiogenia bacterium genome includes a window with the following:
- a CDS encoding acetyl-CoA carboxylase biotin carboxyl carrier protein: MDIRKVKKLIELMEESDIAEIEIKEGEDAVRISRRSAGPSATSAPVAQVATPAAPPQAGTPAASPAARPGGHIVHAPMVGTFYRAPSPGSPPFAEVGSRVKTGDVLCIIESMKMMNQVKADRAGKVEAILVENGTPVEFDQPLFT; the protein is encoded by the coding sequence ATGGATATTCGAAAGGTCAAGAAGCTCATCGAACTCATGGAAGAGTCCGACATCGCGGAGATCGAGATCAAGGAAGGGGAGGACGCGGTGCGTATCTCCCGCCGGTCTGCGGGACCGAGCGCCACTTCCGCGCCTGTCGCGCAGGTTGCGACACCCGCCGCGCCGCCGCAAGCCGGTACCCCGGCTGCAAGCCCTGCCGCAAGGCCGGGCGGCCACATTGTCCACGCGCCGATGGTGGGAACCTTCTATCGGGCGCCGTCCCCGGGATCACCGCCTTTTGCCGAGGTCGGCAGCCGGGTCAAGACGGGGGATGTCCTCTGCATCATTGAGTCCATGAAGATGATGAACCAGGTCAAGGCGGACCGGGCCGGCAAGGTCGAAGCGATCCTGGTGGAGAACGGCACGCCCGTCGAATTCGACCAGCCACTCTTTACG
- the aroQ gene encoding type II 3-dehydroquinate dehydratase produces MHKILVLHGPNLNLLGSREPEIYGYDTLDDINASLVALGQTANCEVTARQSNAEHELIEAVHAAKKDGVAFILINPGAFTHTSVALRDAFLGVGIPFIEIHLSNVHAREAFRRHSYLSDIAVGCIFGLGAMGYRLALQAAISRIEA; encoded by the coding sequence ATGCACAAGATCCTGGTCCTGCATGGGCCGAACCTCAACCTGCTCGGCAGTCGGGAGCCGGAAATCTACGGCTACGACACGCTGGACGACATCAATGCATCCCTGGTGGCACTGGGCCAGACGGCCAACTGCGAGGTGACGGCGCGTCAGTCCAACGCCGAACACGAACTCATCGAGGCGGTGCACGCTGCAAAGAAAGACGGGGTGGCGTTCATCCTCATCAATCCCGGTGCGTTTACCCACACGAGCGTTGCACTGCGGGACGCGTTTCTCGGCGTGGGTATTCCCTTCATCGAGATTCACCTGTCCAACGTGCATGCGCGCGAGGCATTTCGCCGCCACTCCTACCTTTCGGACATTGCCGTCGGGTGCATCTTCGGACTGGGCGCCATGGGCTATCGACTCGCGCTCCAGGCCGCCATCAGCAGGATCGAGGCATGA